One Aegilops tauschii subsp. strangulata cultivar AL8/78 chromosome 2, Aet v6.0, whole genome shotgun sequence genomic window, tcatcccggcgctctccatgacgaggagagagtagttcaccctcggggctgagggtatgtaccaatagctatgtgtttgatctctctctctctctcgtgttcttgatttggcacaatcttgatgtatcgcgagctttgctattatggttggatcttatggtgtttctccccctctactctcttgtaatggattgagttttccctttgaagttatcttattggattgagtctttaaggatttgagaacacttgatgtatgtcttgcatgtgcttatctatggtgacaatgggatattcacgtgatctacttgatgtatgtttcggtgatcaacttgcgggttcagtgaccttgtgaacttatgcataggggttggcacacgttttcgtcttgactctcccgtagaaactttggggcactctttgaagttctatgtgttggtggaatagatgaatctgagattgtgtgatgcatatcgtataatcatacccacggatacttgaggtgacattggagtatctaggtgacattagggttttggttgatttgtgtcttaaggtgttattctagtacgaactctatgatagatcgaacggaaagaatagcttcatgttattttacttcggactcttgaatagatcgatcagaaaggataactttgaggtggtttcgtaccctacaataatctcttcgtttgttctccgctattagtgactttggagtgactctttgttgcatgttgagggatagttatatgatctagttatgttattattgttgagagacttgcactagtgaaagtaagaaccctaggccttgtttcctagcattgcaataccgtttacactcacttttatcattagttaccttgctgtttttatattttcatattacaaatacccatatctaccatccatattgcacttgtatcaccatctcttcgccgaactagtgcacctatacaatttaccattgtattgggtgtgttggggacacaagagactctttgttatttggttgcagggttgtttgagagagaccatcttcatcctacgctgccacggattgataaaccttaggtcatccacttgagggaaatttgctactgtcctacaaacctctgcacttggaggcccaacaacgtctacaagaagaaggttgcatagtagacatcagcagCCATGGCGGACGACGACGACCAGAGAGAGTTGGAGCTGCTCCGGTGGGCTAGGAGGGCGGGGAAGAGAGCGGTGAGCTGCAGAAGAGCGCCGCCAAGCTATATATATCCGTGGGAGGGCTCGGGAGCGCTCGAGAAGGATCGACCGACCGGACAATGGAGGAGCAGGGGAGGTTTGTGTCACAGGCGAGCTCGATGCGATTCAATGGCGGCGAGACAGGATGGGGCAGCGGCATAGGACAAAGCAAGAGATCACGAGGGAGCTCCAGGACACGAAGAAGGCTCAAGAGGATGAGGTATGTGGGAGGACAGGGGGCTCCACTTGCCAGAGTGTGCCGGTGTGCATGTCAGCCACGCAATCGCCGTGTGAACTGCCGCACGTGGTGCACTCGGGTCGGCAAAATCATGTCCATCGTGTAGTCTCTCCAAGCTAGGTTACACCTAAGGTGATTGCTCGAAGAAACACATTGTGGTTAGATGGGAATGGTCCTCTAAAGTTTGCTGTATCCAACTGTTGCGTGAAACTGTGATCAACAGGGATGGATAAGTGATAGAACAAGATGTCTCAGAGGTTTAGGGTAGGAAGGACAAGAAACCTGTGAAGTTTGGAGGGATTTGGACCAAGACTTAATACAGTTGCTTTACAACTGCATAATCTGGTCCAGAATCAAGATCATGAAGTATCACTCATATAGATGATTGGATTAAGCTGACATTTGGTGTAGATGATTAATTTGGTCGTATAAATATACTGTAAAATTTTCATACCATTTGGAtacaccaaaatggtacttccttcacagtgGTCCTCTCTGGACAGAATTTTAGAAAAATTCTAGAGAAATAATGGATGAACGAAATGatcccaaatttggtggagagagtTTATATGGGTAGGAGCATGTCCTATTAAATTTTCAGCaataatgaagcaatataaaatatagttgcttcacacTCTGAAAATCTGATCTAGAAACCAAGATTTGAAGGTGTGATCACAGAGATAGTTTAATGGAGCTGAACATTGGTGAAGATTCATGATTAGGGCACATGAAGGAGCTTgccaaatttcaactcatttggatactcCTAGCTGGTACTTCCTTCAACGAGGCTTCCATCTGACATAAACTTTAGAAATTTTCTGAGGAAGATTCACTAGGCAAATGAAGTTTAATTTTGTCATGTGGCAATTATTTTGATAATAGAGAATGCCCAAAAAGTCTGGGAGCAATCAAGAAAAGATATGTGACACTTCCTTCACAAAAAGCCACACTGGACAGAATGAAAGAATGAATATTGATGAATTGTTTTTTGGGCTAGGAAAGGAAAGTTTGGACATATTTGGGGCATATATgatccaaacaatttatgagaattatttgagAATTTTAGGAAAGACAGAAacataggttgcttcacaacctagggcaaacagggctattcctttaatagaaaaaggaatattcccaagtaaaagaatattgggattggTCCAAGATGGGAAATGACACGATCTTGGGATGGTTTTGAGTATGACAAGCCACTTTGGAGCATGAGAAGAGATTATCTTCCCAGGTTTCAGGACCACAGATCCACAGAAAAGCAATTCAGATAAAAAAtccaaagaaaaacaaaagaaaaagaaagggccaaaatccAGGGTGTCACATCCATGGGCACCTCGCCATCGTGGATCGCGATGTGCAGGAGGGTACGAGCAAAAATTGAGTGGGGAGAGGGGGCTTTGAGGATGTGGCCGTCGCTCGGGAGCTTCTCTCCCGCAGGGAGCTCGGGCATGGAGGCTTGACGATCTACTCTGCGTCGTCGTCCAAACCGACGACGGGGTGGCTCGCGCGACCTAGCGGGGACGCCCGCGTGACGACCTCCGGCGGCCTTGAGCGCAGGTAATGGCGGCGGCCTTGGACGCGGGTCATGGCGGCTGCCTCGAGCGCAGGAAGACGGGGGCGGCCTCGAGCGCGGGGAGAAGTACAAGCACGATGGCGGCTTGAGCAAGTCCATTCTCCGGTGAATTTCGTCTACATCGTGCATGAAGCCTCCTCCCGGCGCCATCCTCTTCTCGTGGGTGTCACCGCTGCGGCATTGTCAGCATGACCGACTCCGGCTATCTACCTAGCTACTACCTGCTCGTATGCTTGTAACTTCGCAAACATAGGTCCTCCCCCTGGAGTGAATTGCAGGAAACCACCACTTTGAAGACTAGGTTTGCAGAAAACACTATGTTACATTTTTTCGACAAAAAACACCATGTCTTGCGCAATCTTTTTGCAAAAAACACTAATCGACGGATTTGGCTCGATTGAGCATGTTTATGACAGACTGGGCCCGCTACTCAGGCTGACGTGGCACCGCATAAGTAACAGCAACGTTGGCTAACGTTATCATCATGTGTGGCCCTGTGGGGTCCACCTATCAtcgaaagaaaaaaggaaaaacaatcTGGTGCTCATCAACCTCCTGTCGTTGCACCAATTCGTCCAGATTCGTTGCTGCTCGCTGTGTCTGCTCACCACGTCCACCGTGCGTCACGCCGCTGTTGCTCGTTGCATCTGCCGCGGGCTGCACCTCACTGCTGCTCGGTGCGTCCGCCGCGGGCTGCGCCTTGCTGTTGCTCGTCGCGTCCGCCGCTGACATGCCTCGCTGGTCGTTGCATTCGCCCCGCGCCGCGCCCGCTAGTGCCACACCTCACTACTCGCTGCGCCCACTGCCTGTTGCTCGCCGCCCCTGCTGCTCACTGCCGCTGCTCGCCTTGTGTGCTACTGCTGTTGCTCGAGCCATCATGGCCTCATCCCGCCCCTGGGCGAGGTAGATGCGACcgcccgccccgccccggccgAGGTAGAGAAGCCCCGACTTGGCACCGTCGACCTGTGTGCTGCACGCCAGATGCTCGATGAAATGCTAAAGAGGGGAGTGTTGCACTGACAAACGGGGCCATGTGGAGCAAAACGATTCAATTTAATAGTGTGAAAATTTTGTGCCACATCGGCCTGACTGGTGGGCCCTATCTGTCATAATCTCACTTAACGGAGGCAGATCCGCCGATGAGTGGTTTTTGTAAAACAATTACTCAAGACGTGGTGGTTTCTGCAAAGGAATATAACGTAGTGTTTTCTGCAAACCTAGCCTTCAAAGTGGTGATTTTCTGCAAATTACTCCCACCCTACCTTTTTGATTTCCCGTTTGTTCGCTATTTTCCTACTGAATGTTTTTAGTTTCCCGCCCCGGTGTGGAAATGGTTGCTTCCATGGTAAATTTTATTGTGAAAATGGCTATTCTACGCATTATCTTTCATATGTATGCACATTCACGAAAAAATTGTAGCTGAAAAGTGTGTTTTGTGTGATCTGCCATTTCATACTGATGTTAATGTATTTATAATTCCACTTCTTATCAATTTGCCATGCTACTGAATAAATACATGGCAACTATCCTACTGTTCGGCGCTGAAAATTACCATATGTTCTGATATGTCATATGATACGGCAGTTAATGCATTTACATTTGTCCTCTCATCATTTTGCCATGCTACTTAATAAATAGATGGCAACCAGCCCTATGTGTGGAACTGTAAGAACTTGCCTTGTTTGCCATGTTTCCCGAACCACAACACATCATTCTTTTTCCATATTTCTGAATAAATACATGGCAGATCCCTCTCTGTAAAAGCCTGAAATTTGCCATGTTTCATGTTTGTCATGTATGTTAACAGGTAACAAGGAATTGGTACGCTACTGTACCAAATGCTTGGCAAGTTCATCAACTCCATAACCCATCAATTGCCCCGGCTGAAACTGATTTTTTTTACATGTTTGCCATCTTCATGCCAACCACAACCCATCATTCTGTAATGGTACTAAATATATATACATGGCAACTCCCCCATGTCCAATAAGCCTAATTTTTCCCTGTTGGTTTCATAGCAGATGGCAACTCCCCCATGTGTATTTACATTTTCCTACTTAACATTTTGCCATGCTACTCAATAACTACATGGCAAATATCCTAATGTTGAGCGatgaaattttgccatgtgttgtgaTATGCCATATGATAAGGTACTTAATGCATTCACATTTTTCCTCTCATCATTTTTGCAATGCTACCAAATAAATACAACAGCAATTTACTTGATCATTTGTTTTGTGTTATTTTCACATACACGACAATTTTATTACGCACAAGATGGCATTTTTGGTAAAAACACCATGACAAATTGAACATGGCAATTTCAATGTTACTATTGTGGCAAATTTAATCCATAGAACATGGCATCCTTTTTTCATGTACCATGCCATTATTACTCCATGTGCCATGGCATTTTGACTATGCATTTGCCATGGCAATTTGTTTGATCATTTTGTTTGTGTTATTTCACATACATGGGAATTTTATTACGCAAAAGATGGCAATTTTGGTGAAACTACCAGGGCAAAATGGAACATGCATTTGCCATGGCAACATTTGATCAATTTTTTATTACTTCACATTCTTGGCAAATTTCTTTCATGGTTAAATTGATAAAAAAACACGGCAAATTTTGAATATGAATTTTGTCATGGCAATTTTCTTGATAATTTTTTTGTGTTATTTTCACATACACGGCAATTTTATTACACACAAGATTGCGTTTTTGGTAAAAACACCATGACAAAATTGAATGTACATTTTCCATGGCAATGCTTTATCATTTTTTGTATTGTTTCACATTTCATTGCAAATTTTCTTCATAAAGCATGGCGAATTTGGTAAAGAAAACCACAACATTTTTTTAATATGCATTGCCAACGACgattttttgccatggcaaattatGCGCTACTGTAGATTTTTTCACATATGGTAGTTATTGCTTTGATTTTGCATAGGATTTTTATACATGTTTGCCATGGATAATGGTAAGTATTCCTATGGGCTTCATAACATGGAAAATTCATTTTTGTTGACATGGCAAATTCGCTTATGTTCACTTGGCACACTCATAACATTTTTCCTTCTTTAGGCTTTTTGTTTTGTACCACGACAAATTCATAAATGAGCACATGGCAAATTCATATATGAGCACATGGCAAATTTGTTTTATGGATCATGGCAATTTTTAGCACACATATAGTTGCCATCACTTTTATCAAAAAGTTTCAAGCAGAATTATTATTCAATTATTTTTTGTAGTGACACAAAATCAAGCCAACGATGACTTTTTCCATAGCAAATTGTGCGCTCCTTTTAGGTTTTTCACACATGGCAATTATTGCCTCGATTTTTTCATAGGATTTTTATACATGTTTGCAATGGATAATGGTAAATATTTCTATGGGCTTCATAACATGGCAAATTCAATTTTTTTCACATGACAAATTCGTTTATGGTCACATGGCACATTCATaacattttttctttctttatgcTTTTGTTTCGTAGCACGGCAAATTCATATATGAGCACACAACAAATTCATATGTGAGCACATGGCAATTTTTCTTTTTGTTTCCAAAACACCTACATATTTAGAGATCGTAagatttagagattgtttttagaTCATTTTGCCATGATTTAGATATTGTTTTACCATAACAATGAACTATGTTCATAACAAGTTTTTTTTAAAGTTGCCATGGCACAAATTTTTCTGAATTTGCCATCGGCTAaagataaaaaataaaaaattgccATGTCACACATTTTTCTATATTGCCATGAATCAGAGTTTGCTTAATTTCTTAGGCCATGGCAAACTCAACCGCTCGACCATGGCATATTTATTTTCAAAGACATGGCAATTTAATTTTATACCCATGGCAACTTATTGTGAGTCCCGCGACAATTTAGTTTCTTAATTGACAATGACAAATTTTTTTTTTCTTACTATCATGGCAAATTTATTTTTAAAGACATGTCAATTTTGATTTTCGTACCCATGGCTACTTTAGTTTTTCATGCACCCATGGCAAATTTATTTTCATAACCATGGCAATTTATTTTCTTCATGGGAAAATTTAGCTTTTACAGTACAATCGTCATTTGCAATATGAGCAATTTATTTGCCATTTTTTTGTGTACATATTTTCTTGATATAAGTAGTTTTCTATAGACTTGCCTTTGACCTACAAAGTTTTCATTCATGTTTTTGGAGTATAGCATGGTGATTTTCTAGATTCTGTGgtttctttgttttttttgtCAGAAAATAGGGTTTTTTAAATGATAATTAGTGGCGCTATTGGTTGGGCCAGGTAGCCCAGCCGAAAAAAGCTTAGCTGGTTCGGGCTAGGAGGTTCCCCATCCGTGCGGACAGAGGGATCGCTGGTACCGAACGTTTTCGTTCGGAAGGAGGGATCGCTTGCACCGAACGTGTTTCGTTCGGAAGGAGGGATCGCTTGCACCGAATGAAGCGTTCGGGCGAAGTGCTCAGCCTCCACACGGGTGACAGATATCAGCGCTAAAAAAAGAGCTCTTGTagtaaattaaaaaaaaagaCCTCCCGTAGTTCTTTTCCAGATCCAGATGTTATTCTTACTAGCTGGATGCCCGTACGTTGTCACGGATAAAAAAACCACATTATGATAAAAAAATTGAATTAAAAAATGCGTGTCAGATATGATAGGACTGGTTTCAATTCCTGGACAGATTGATTCTCTCCCTCTTATTTCTTCCTAGGCAATCATCGTATGTCTTTAAAAACTCCCCCCTTGCATCACTTTATTCTCCTCACCCTTCCTTTCCCTTTACCTTTTTTCACAGTGCTGTGTGGGCAAACCCTATTCAAAATCTTGTATTTCATTTATTATGTCATCGATTCAAAAAATTATTTGATCTCCTTTTTGAATGGAAACTTATGAAGTACGTCTCACAACTAACTGAAAAGAAACATGAACTCCGATAAGTATAGAAACAAAGAACAAAATCATATTTTCTCGAAAAAAATAGACCCTCTCAAACAACATATACTACTCCCAAACCAAAAGAAAAAGAGACCTACAAGAGAGGTATGTTTAATGCAAAGCATCTAATGTTTAGGTCACTCTCATAAAAGGTTATTTCTGTATCGATCAAATGACCGGGAGAAGCATCTTGAGTTCAAGCAGTTCCCTCTGAAGGGGTAGGTTGAGTTAAAGGCTATCCTCTTCCTTCTCAAGAGGAACTCCTGACCTCTTTGAGAATATAAAAAAGCTTAACAAACCAAGCTCTATGTGCCCTATATCTTGACCATGGACAAATACAAacttttgcaaaaaaaaaactgaaaattCAAAGCCAGGAAGTCAGCAATAGTTAGTTTAAACTCGTACAGCCCAAAAAGCAATAGTTAGTTTAAGCTTTTACAGCCCAAAAAGCATATGATTTGATCGCCTCTAAGTTTCAACATTACCTTGAGGCTTAGAAATGCTTTCTGATTTTGTAGAATTACAGATAAAAGCTCCAAGCATGACTGAAAATTGAGAGTGATGTGATGAGTTAGGACTGATAGTAACATTTAGTAGGACAACCAACACGAAAACTACGACGACGTACTACCATCACATGAAATATGTAAATGTGTGTGCATTATTTAGGTTCTCAACATCTATCTCTCATGCACTTCTGGTTTCTTTTCTCCTATCCAAGCATCTCACTGCCAATCTAACAAAAAAATAGCAGCTTCCCATGGAGATGGGGCCTCGGTCAGCGACGCGACGGGAGCAGACATCAGCCTTCAGGAAGTACTCGTCAAGCTTGATATCGCCGATGACCACCTTGATTGATGACAGTAGCCCGTGAGAAGACATCACACTCCGACTCACCGCAGAAGTAATTCTGCACACATGAAGACTTAAAAAAGAAAAGAATCAatgtattaaaaaaattaaaagctacacatataaaagtgtaaaaaggCATAAGTGGGGACAAGATTGTGGAATAGCTCTGATGAATGCACACAAGACTATGCAGCACTTTGATTATCAGAGAAGATTACATGCTCGTAAATCATAATGTACCCTTCACAAGCATATCGAATcctaagaaaaataaaaattattaTCAGCACAAGACACATACAAGATGTCTAGAAAGCAAATAGCAATGGTCATTTTGGCAGGAATCAAAATATGACACATTATTCAGAAAAAGAATTATAAGTTCAATGTGCAGGCAACCTGATACTAATTTATACACGCACAGTTATCATGTGCACAACAGGCGCCATTTGAAAACAGAGTACTCCCCCGTCCCAAAATAAGTATAAAATTGTACTAAATGAAAGACACGGAGGGAGTAATCATTATCGGTATACATACACAGTTCTTGGACAAACCGAAACCTACATGCAGCTGCAATCATGCATCAAACCTGCCCGTACAAAATAAATCTTTTGAATGTTGAAATTTTACGGTTTGGTAGCCATCTGCAATCATGCATCAATTCTCACAATCATATCATGATTGAAATTTTTCCAATTTGGTAGTTTGCAAATTAATATAACAAGCAACAATTTGAGAGTTGGGAGACATTACTAATATGATTCACTTTGTACAATGTAGTTTCACCATGATCGAAAATTTCCCAATTTGGTAGTCTGCACATCAACATTACAAGCAACAATTTTCCACTTTTTACAAAGCAGTTCATGTAGAAGATGGCAGAGAAGATGTGGGTTTGACACTACTGATCATCTGCAGATTTTGAATGATACCTTTTAGACCTTGTGATTAAAAAAAGATGTTGAACTATTGGCAAAGATTCAAAATCAATCAAGGATTATTTAATCAGCACCATGATTATACAACAAAGTGATGAAATTTTGAGTACCTCCCAATATGTGTTTGCTTCGTCCCCTGCAAAAATCCAAGCAGAGAAGATATCATAATATGAACAATGAAAATTGAATCAGTAATAAGTGTACACAATCTATTATTGGTCAGTGCTTTTTTGCCATATACAGATTGCCTAATATGCCAATTGTAGAAAATCTCTGTCCAGACATGAGGCCTGATGGGATCCCACGTGATAACTAACAAGAATGGAATGGTCAAAAGCAGAAAATTATGGGATTAAGGTAGTAGAATAGAAGACCAAACCTGAGGCTGTAGCCTGTAGCGGACGGAGACTCCTCGCACACCTGCGTCGCCACGCTGTCCGTCGCTGATCAACGGCGTGTCAGCCCCGTCGGCGCCTGCCTGAGCGAAGGCAAGAAGAGACCGACGGGAGAGCGTAGCAGCATGGAGAAGCCCTTGTGGAGGATCGGCTTCGCACCACCAGTCGCCACCGCCTCCCTCGACAAGGTTTAACAACGCACCTAAAAACTTAAAAAGGAAGACATTAAACTCGGGACTTTTTTTTGTCAAAGGTTCAGTTAGATTATTagttcatgcaaatttaatgggGAAAGAAAAGGATTGAACAAAAGAAAGAAGCATTTCCATCACCACATAGAGTATCAAATGAACCCTTGCTGCAACACGGAGACTGATCAATGTTTGACATCTTACCTTTTCATCTACTTGTA contains:
- the LOC109753528 gene encoding uncharacterized protein isoform X3, which produces MRTATRGGSDDGNDERRRREEGGASTATTTDGRVGNRNRCGRTTSTSSSRRRVQRSSTHSSCATAASTCALLNLVEGGGGDWWCEADPPQGLLHAATLSRRSLLAFAQAGADGADTPLISDGQRGDAGVRGVSVRYRLQPQGTKQTHIGRITSAVSRSVMSSHGLLSSIKVVIGDIKLDEYFLKADVCSRRVADRGPISMGSCYFFVRLAVRCLDRRKETRSA
- the LOC109753528 gene encoding uncharacterized protein isoform X1; the protein is MRTATRGGSDDGNDERRRREEGGASTATTTDGRVGNRNRCGRTTSTSSSRRRVQRSSTHSSCATAASTCALLNLVEGGGGDWWCEADPPQGLLHAATLSRRSLLAFAQAGADGADTPLISDGQRGDAGVRGVSVRYRLQPQGTKQTHIGSLHVCRITSAVSRSVMSSHGLLSSIKVVIGDIKLDEYFLKADVCSRRVADRGPISMGSCYFFVRLAVRCLDRRKETRSA
- the LOC109753528 gene encoding uncharacterized protein isoform X8, whose amino-acid sequence is MIMCCLCVPSLHDVNLSSATAASTCALLNLVEGGGGDWWCEADPPQGLLHAATLSRRSLLAFAQAGADGADTPLISDGQRGDAGVRGVSVRYRLQPQGTKQTHIGRITSAVSRSVMSSHGLLSSIKVVIGDIKLDEYFLKADVCSRRVADRGPISMGSCYFFVRLAVRCLDRRKETRSA
- the LOC109753528 gene encoding uncharacterized protein isoform X7, which produces MCCLCVPSLHDVNLSSATAASTCALLNLVEGGGGDWWCEADPPQGLLHAATLSRRSLLAFAQAGADGADTPLISDGQRGDAGVRGVSVRYRLQPQGTKQTHIGSLHVCRITSAVSRSVMSSHGLLSSIKVVIGDIKLDEYFLKADVCSRRVADRGPISMGSCYFFVRLAVRCLDRRKETRSA
- the LOC109753528 gene encoding uncharacterized protein isoform X9, whose product is MRTATRGGSDDGNDERRRREEGGASTATTTDGRVGNRNRCGRTTSTSSSRRRVQRSSTHSSCATAASTCALLNLVEGGGGDWWCEADPPQGLLHAATLSRRSLLAFAQAGADGADTPLISDGQRGDAGVRGVSVRYRLQPQGTKQTHIGRIRYACEGYIMIYEHVIFSDNQSAA
- the LOC109753528 gene encoding uncharacterized protein isoform X2, producing the protein MRTATRGGSDDGNDERRRREEGGASTATTTDGRGTGVAERHRPPQAVGGSREAQLIPHVPRLLQHFLGALLNLVEGGGGDWWCEADPPQGLLHAATLSRRSLLAFAQAGADGADTPLISDGQRGDAGVRGVSVRYRLQPQGTKQTHIGSLHVCRITSAVSRSVMSSHGLLSSIKVVIGDIKLDEYFLKADVCSRRVADRGPISMGSCYFFVRLAVRCLDRRKETRSA
- the LOC109753528 gene encoding uncharacterized protein isoform X4 — protein: MRTATRGGSDDGNDERRRREEGGASTATTTDGRGTGVAERHRPPQAVGGSREAQLIPHGALLNLVEGGGGDWWCEADPPQGLLHAATLSRRSLLAFAQAGADGADTPLISDGQRGDAGVRGVSVRYRLQPQGTKQTHIGSLHVCRITSAVSRSVMSSHGLLSSIKVVIGDIKLDEYFLKADVCSRRVADRGPISMGSCYFFVRLAVRCLDRRKETRSA
- the LOC109753528 gene encoding uncharacterized protein isoform X5, with product MRTATRGGSDDGNDERRRREEGGASTATTTDGRGTGVAERHRPPQAVGGSREAQLIPHGALLNLVEGGGGDWWCEADPPQGLLHAATLSRRSLLAFAQAGADGADTPLISDGQRGDAGVRGVSVRYRLQPQGTKQTHIGRITSAVSRSVMSSHGLLSSIKVVIGDIKLDEYFLKADVCSRRVADRGPISMGSCYFFVRLAVRCLDRRKETRSA
- the LOC109753528 gene encoding uncharacterized protein isoform X6, with the protein product MIMCCLCVPSLHDVNLSSATAASTCALLNLVEGGGGDWWCEADPPQGLLHAATLSRRSLLAFAQAGADGADTPLISDGQRGDAGVRGVSVRYRLQPQGTKQTHIGSLHVCRITSAVSRSVMSSHGLLSSIKVVIGDIKLDEYFLKADVCSRRVADRGPISMGSCYFFVRLAVRCLDRRKETRSA